The Moorena producens PAL-8-15-08-1 genomic interval AGTCTTTATAGTCTTTGATTTGGGCTAAGCCTTTAGTGTTGACTGTTGAGAAGTTCATTGAAGCCACAATATAACAAATTATGATAGACCGCGAACAAGTCCAAAAAGTAGCCAATCTTGCTCGTTTAGAACTCAAAGCAGAGGAAGAGGAGAAATTTGCGGCTCAGATGAGCAATATTTTCGATTATTTTCAACAGCTTAGTGAATTAGATACTGAGGATGTGCCGCCGACTACACGGGCGATTGATATTAGCAATGTGACTCGACTGGATACTCTCAAACCCTATACTGACAGGGATTGTATGTTCAGGGAAGCTCCTGAGCAGGATGGTGATTTCTTCAGAGTGCCAAAAATTATCACTGAAGGCTAAGCTATCAGCTATCAGCGGTCAGCGATTAGCGCTACGGGCACGCGTGCGCGTTCAGCTATTAGCTATCAGCGTGTCGCGTATCAGCTATCAGCTTATGTG includes:
- the gatC gene encoding Asp-tRNA(Asn)/Glu-tRNA(Gln) amidotransferase subunit GatC, which encodes MIDREQVQKVANLARLELKAEEEEKFAAQMSNIFDYFQQLSELDTEDVPPTTRAIDISNVTRLDTLKPYTDRDCMFREAPEQDGDFFRVPKIITEG